The following are from one region of the Methanoculleus caldifontis genome:
- a CDS encoding ABC transporter permease, whose translation MESCGLIPMARKEFSDHLRSRNFLLITAILLLICTVGLVGGITDYQKSLNSYNEDLTAAGSDIEVQGFMPERPSVLSVFTSVGSQLIILGAILGIALGFDLITKEKESKSLKLLLSHPIYRDEVINGKALGSAAALLLPLGAVLAIALALLLVIGIVPDLTEFVLVLAFGGVTALMILTYFGVALLMSTIAGNSGTALIYSIIVFVIFAVLVPVAMNDTVMSTVVGEPPEFPAQLISRSQASSGAEASRSSFSIDTESEVWQQYREAIREYGERRSAVNDVVKLFSPSLNYEAILGVSGGASKSVTVTAGGGGGSFVGMTSMDPVSGASGAVKNVVALIAFTVTFFGLAYFRFMRLDIR comes from the coding sequence GTGGAGTCCTGCGGACTGATCCCCATGGCACGAAAGGAGTTCTCGGACCACCTGCGAAGCAGGAACTTCCTCCTGATCACCGCGATCCTCCTTCTCATCTGCACGGTCGGCCTTGTCGGCGGCATAACCGATTACCAGAAGAGCCTGAACAGTTACAACGAGGACCTGACGGCGGCCGGATCCGATATAGAGGTACAGGGATTCATGCCGGAGAGGCCTTCGGTGCTTTCGGTCTTCACCTCGGTCGGCTCCCAGCTGATCATCCTCGGCGCGATCCTGGGGATCGCCCTCGGTTTCGACCTGATCACGAAGGAGAAAGAGAGCAAGTCGTTGAAGCTGCTCCTCTCGCATCCGATCTACCGGGACGAGGTGATCAACGGCAAGGCCCTCGGAAGCGCCGCAGCGCTTCTCCTTCCGCTCGGCGCCGTGCTTGCGATCGCCCTCGCGCTGCTCCTGGTCATCGGGATTGTCCCGGACCTGACGGAGTTTGTGCTCGTCCTGGCATTCGGGGGGGTCACGGCCCTCATGATCCTCACCTACTTCGGCGTCGCCCTCCTGATGTCGACCATCGCCGGGAACAGCGGGACCGCGTTAATCTACAGCATCATCGTCTTCGTCATCTTCGCGGTGCTCGTGCCGGTGGCCATGAACGATACGGTGATGAGCACCGTCGTCGGCGAGCCGCCTGAGTTTCCCGCACAGTTAATCTCCCGGTCGCAAGCGTCTTCGGGAGCCGAAGCATCGAGATCATCGTTCTCTATCGATACCGAGAGCGAGGTGTGGCAGCAGTATCGGGAGGCGATCCGGGAGTACGGGGAGCGGCGGAGCGCCGTCAACGATGTCGTGAAACTCTTCTCTCCCTCGCTCAACTACGAAGCGATCCTGGGTGTCTCCGGCGGCGCCTCAAAGAGCGTGACCGTGACGGCCGGTGGCGGCGGGGGCTCGTTTGTGGGTATGACCTCAATGGACCCGGTCTCCGGCGCCTCCGGGGCCGTGAAGAACGTCGTCGCCCTGATCGCCTTCACCGTGACCTTCTTCGGGCTGGCATACTTCCGGTTCATGCGCCTCGACATCCGGTAG
- a CDS encoding 4Fe-4S binding protein produces the protein MNDDLKAAVLERCRRMEIPLVGVASTDRWEHPPFLPWMPEEFYPQSIFPEARSVIVVGLPIHLPVLETSPSIYYHELYKTVNTLLDQYTYRLASFLTDCGYPSVFVPRDGYGSIEVLRKNPVAFFSHRHAAYLAGLGTFGVNNTLLTPEYGPRVRFGSVFSAAALPPDPVLAEDLCTRCMLCVEACPAGALDERDYPEGLTDKAACAANSAELARRHISPCGICIRVCPVGEDRERYGRTTAAGDDDPRRRRAREHVRKYGGL, from the coding sequence ATGAATGACGACCTGAAGGCAGCCGTCCTCGAGCGGTGCCGGCGGATGGAGATCCCGCTCGTCGGGGTCGCGAGCACTGACCGGTGGGAGCACCCGCCGTTCCTGCCCTGGATGCCGGAGGAGTTCTACCCGCAGTCGATCTTCCCCGAGGCCCGGTCGGTGATCGTCGTCGGCCTCCCCATCCACCTCCCGGTTCTCGAGACCTCCCCCTCGATCTACTACCACGAGCTCTATAAGACCGTCAACACCCTGCTCGACCAGTACACCTACCGGCTCGCCTCCTTCCTCACCGACTGCGGCTACCCCTCGGTCTTCGTCCCCCGCGACGGTTACGGGAGCATCGAGGTGCTCAGGAAGAACCCCGTCGCCTTCTTCTCGCACCGGCACGCCGCTTACCTTGCCGGGCTCGGGACCTTCGGCGTGAACAATACCCTCCTCACGCCGGAGTACGGCCCGCGGGTCCGGTTCGGCTCGGTCTTTTCCGCCGCAGCCCTCCCGCCCGATCCGGTGCTCGCAGAGGACCTCTGCACCCGGTGCATGCTCTGCGTCGAGGCCTGTCCCGCGGGGGCGCTCGACGAACGGGACTACCCCGAAGGCCTCACCGATAAGGCGGCCTGTGCTGCGAACAGCGCCGAACTCGCCCGCCGCCACATCTCCCCCTGCGGGATCTGCATCAGGGTCTGCCCGGTAGGAGAGGACCGGGAACGCTACGGCCGGACCACCGCTGCCGGCGACGACGATCCCCGCCGCCGCCGGGCCCGGGAGCACGTCCGGAAGTACGGCGGGCTCTGA
- a CDS encoding mechanosensitive ion channel family protein, which produces MAPFEPVEELARNVILFLPNLIAAIIILIIGWILGRILGRVVAEVLDRLGVDDALRRTSVGQQIEKSTMNISRLFDLIVRWFIYLIAILAAVSVLQIPSLTLAVAAIVGYIPYVIAFLIILVAGIILVDWLMDLIQGMGETRRIQGFGLIVTFLRAFLYFVVVILALQQLMLDLSIIYVFIVPIAWGVGIGIGAAIAIIIGFGLRDRAPEMMDRLMGRMGGQ; this is translated from the coding sequence TTGGCGCCATTTGAGCCGGTTGAAGAACTGGCCCGTAACGTTATCCTATTCCTGCCGAATCTCATCGCAGCGATCATCATCCTCATCATCGGCTGGATCCTCGGCCGCATCCTCGGCAGAGTCGTCGCCGAAGTCCTCGACCGGCTCGGTGTCGACGACGCTCTCAGGAGGACATCGGTCGGCCAGCAGATTGAGAAATCCACGATGAACATCAGCCGCCTCTTCGACCTCATCGTCCGCTGGTTCATCTACCTCATAGCGATCCTCGCGGCGGTCAGCGTTCTGCAGATCCCGTCTCTGACACTGGCGGTCGCGGCGATCGTGGGCTACATCCCCTACGTCATCGCGTTCCTCATCATCCTGGTCGCCGGTATCATCCTGGTCGACTGGCTGATGGACCTCATTCAGGGCATGGGAGAGACCCGGAGGATCCAGGGCTTCGGGCTGATCGTGACCTTCCTCAGAGCGTTCCTCTACTTCGTCGTCGTCATCCTCGCGCTCCAGCAGCTGATGCTCGACCTCTCGATCATCTACGTCTTCATCGTCCCGATCGCCTGGGGCGTCGGGATCGGTATCGGCGCGGCGATCGCCATCATCATCGGGTTCGGCTTACGGGACCGGGCGCCGGAGATGATGGACCGGTTGATGGGCAGGATGGGAGGACAGTAA
- a CDS encoding efflux RND transporter permease subunit, whose amino-acid sequence MKNPYEWLAAAINNHTWAVAGVAIAVFIVAFFGLSMVSMETSDDAYLDKTTPRGALLNHYAKTYGSDAIMLIYEADSVRSPEILRYIDHLQEDLRNERYVDTVSGVVDLLKEANGGTLPSSKAEINGIISQAPPEMVERMLPSDLMTISVIALEPGVSQVAQQQVVGNIKSIVAISEPPPGLTVTVSGNPAFSLEMGEAMGSETGMLILVAMILMVLAVMLLFSHVSYRLLPVGVVTVGLIMTFGFMGLFGIPISMVVVGAFPVLIGIGIDYAIQLHARFDEEVRRGTIPEAVWATVTQMGPSILVAMSATALGFIAMFFAPVPMVADFGMVCTIGVVSCYLAALIVVPIFAIVTHYRPKKEATESTQGSGTSLIERYDRLLGRLAYTVAKYPVPVILIFSMVAAGGFYLDQSVPVSADEKTFVPGDMPALLSLEKLTRVMGSTSTIPVVVLADDVLSPDTLAWIDRFGVYEQEHNDKITGVTSVATLVRQYNDGVLPSTEREVDAVIARIPEATLKRYLNGNLEAVLEFSTVDMEMSVARDQVGRIQKDAAWNNPPAGVTVKITGQMEMFAAVMDDISDSRVYMTILGFAFILGFLVLVYRKFGAVSPVIPIVFIVGWNGAIMYLLGLEYTPLTAVLGSMTIGVASEYTILIMERCEEELAKGTEFLDAIQTAVQKIGTAITVSGLTTVFGFSALTFSSFNIISNFGIVTVITVGFSLIGAIVVMPAVLALMHRYTGRSLTPAVAATAK is encoded by the coding sequence ATGAAGAACCCCTACGAGTGGCTCGCCGCCGCCATCAACAACCACACCTGGGCCGTCGCCGGAGTCGCTATAGCGGTCTTCATCGTGGCGTTCTTCGGGCTCTCGATGGTCTCGATGGAGACCAGCGACGACGCCTACCTCGACAAGACCACGCCCCGCGGCGCGCTCCTGAACCACTATGCCAAGACCTACGGCTCCGACGCGATCATGCTCATCTACGAGGCGGATAGCGTAAGGAGTCCGGAGATCCTCAGGTACATCGACCATCTCCAGGAGGATCTCAGAAACGAACGCTACGTCGATACGGTCTCCGGTGTCGTCGACCTCTTGAAAGAGGCGAACGGCGGCACCCTGCCGTCATCCAAGGCGGAGATCAACGGGATCATCAGTCAGGCTCCACCGGAGATGGTCGAGCGGATGCTGCCTTCGGACCTGATGACGATCAGCGTCATCGCCCTCGAGCCCGGCGTCTCCCAGGTAGCGCAGCAACAGGTCGTCGGGAACATCAAGTCCATCGTCGCCATATCGGAGCCCCCGCCGGGGCTCACCGTCACGGTATCCGGCAACCCTGCGTTCTCGCTCGAGATGGGCGAGGCGATGGGGTCCGAGACGGGCATGCTGATCCTGGTGGCCATGATCCTGATGGTCCTCGCGGTGATGCTCCTCTTCTCCCACGTCAGCTACCGTCTTCTCCCGGTCGGGGTCGTGACCGTCGGCCTCATCATGACCTTCGGGTTCATGGGCCTCTTCGGTATTCCCATCAGCATGGTGGTGGTCGGGGCGTTCCCGGTGTTGATCGGGATCGGGATCGACTACGCGATCCAGCTCCACGCACGGTTCGACGAGGAGGTCCGGCGCGGCACGATACCCGAGGCCGTATGGGCCACCGTCACCCAGATGGGGCCGTCGATCCTGGTCGCGATGTCGGCGACGGCGCTCGGGTTCATCGCGATGTTCTTTGCGCCGGTGCCGATGGTGGCCGACTTCGGGATGGTCTGTACCATCGGGGTCGTCTCCTGTTACCTCGCGGCGCTGATCGTCGTCCCGATCTTTGCGATAGTCACCCATTACCGGCCGAAGAAGGAGGCGACAGAATCGACTCAGGGATCCGGAACGTCCCTCATCGAGCGATACGACCGCCTCCTCGGCAGGCTCGCCTACACCGTCGCGAAGTACCCGGTCCCGGTCATCCTGATCTTCTCGATGGTCGCGGCAGGCGGCTTCTACCTCGACCAGAGCGTCCCCGTCAGCGCGGACGAGAAGACCTTCGTTCCCGGCGACATGCCCGCCCTCCTCTCCCTCGAGAAACTCACCCGGGTCATGGGGTCGACGAGCACCATCCCGGTCGTCGTGCTTGCAGACGATGTCCTCTCCCCCGATACGCTCGCCTGGATAGATCGGTTCGGGGTCTACGAGCAGGAGCATAACGACAAGATAACCGGGGTGACGAGCGTCGCGACCCTGGTCAGGCAGTATAACGACGGGGTGCTTCCCTCGACCGAGCGGGAGGTCGACGCCGTCATCGCCCGGATCCCGGAGGCGACCCTGAAACGCTACCTCAACGGGAACCTGGAGGCGGTGCTTGAGTTCTCGACGGTCGATATGGAGATGAGCGTCGCCCGCGACCAGGTCGGGAGGATACAGAAAGACGCGGCGTGGAACAACCCGCCGGCCGGCGTGACCGTGAAGATCACCGGCCAGATGGAGATGTTTGCCGCCGTCATGGACGACATCAGCGATTCGCGGGTGTATATGACCATCCTCGGGTTCGCATTCATCCTCGGCTTCCTGGTCCTCGTCTACCGGAAGTTCGGCGCCGTCTCGCCGGTCATCCCGATCGTCTTCATCGTGGGCTGGAACGGGGCGATCATGTATCTTCTCGGCCTCGAGTATACGCCGCTGACGGCCGTCCTCGGCTCGATGACGATCGGCGTCGCCTCCGAGTACACCATCCTGATCATGGAACGGTGCGAGGAGGAGCTTGCGAAAGGCACGGAGTTCCTCGACGCCATCCAGACCGCTGTTCAGAAGATCGGGACGGCCATCACGGTCTCCGGGCTGACGACGGTCTTCGGGTTCTCGGCGCTCACGTTCTCGTCCTTCAACATCATCAGCAACTTCGGGATCGTGACGGTCATCACCGTCGGGTTCTCGCTCATAGGCGCGATCGTCGTGATGCCGGCGGTTCTCGCGCTGATGCACCGCTACACCGGACGCTCCCTGACACCAGCGGTGGCCGCTACCGCGAAGTAG
- a CDS encoding helix-turn-helix domain-containing protein has translation MRKMIVEVRPKDPLMGMPADAGEINRAARRFMDRVESLKVLEILKMDFDRGEEAVVSEITMKEGYTVGDLEFPEALGSLEVLRVSGRTYTCFMRCAIQDEFLREKMREFDLDVIWTSPMYKSLDLCVYACIGDAENLNRVLRLMSTYGEVRNVIFEEATFSGDALLSRLTPRQRDLLIAANRYGYYEYPRRITSQHLAEKLGISKTTAIEHLRRGEARLISALLAGY, from the coding sequence ATGCGGAAGATGATCGTCGAGGTCCGTCCGAAGGACCCGCTGATGGGCATGCCCGCCGACGCCGGGGAGATCAACCGGGCCGCGAGACGGTTCATGGACCGGGTCGAGTCCCTGAAAGTCCTTGAGATCCTCAAGATGGACTTCGATCGGGGAGAAGAGGCGGTGGTCTCCGAGATCACGATGAAGGAGGGATACACCGTGGGCGATCTCGAGTTCCCCGAGGCCCTGGGCTCCCTTGAGGTGCTGAGGGTCTCCGGCCGGACCTATACCTGTTTCATGCGGTGCGCCATTCAGGATGAGTTCCTGCGGGAGAAGATGCGCGAGTTCGACCTGGACGTCATCTGGACCTCTCCCATGTACAAGTCCCTCGATCTCTGCGTCTACGCCTGCATCGGCGATGCCGAGAACCTGAACCGGGTCCTTCGTCTCATGTCAACCTACGGGGAGGTCAGAAACGTCATCTTCGAAGAGGCGACCTTCTCCGGGGACGCTCTCCTCTCGCGGCTCACTCCCCGGCAGAGAGACCTCCTGATCGCGGCGAACCGCTACGGCTACTACGAGTACCCGCGCAGGATCACCAGCCAGCATCTGGCAGAAAAGCTCGGCATCAGCAAGACCACCGCGATTGAGCACCTGCGGCGGGGCGAGGCGCGGCTCATCTCCGCGCTTCTCGCCGGCTACTGA
- a CDS encoding TrmB family transcriptional regulator: MTVEIVPGLRAIGMNEYEASVYSTLVGLQKATARDIHELSGVPRGRIYEILNDLARRGFIGVEEGSPASYYVLDIDMVFDRLKEDYVRSLDETREALKSLSVKPRIPPVSFFILRSGWAIENHISSLFRRVRKSMVILCYNPEFLRRYYTIIKPLERKIDLYVVVRKSEEYAGINLPIYEAEGTVVDLLDSAPVNGPVMGDLRRDECAILVDGRDFLAVATAGSGRYAVIGSDMPIIGYLQKTIVERLRTA; encoded by the coding sequence ATGACTGTCGAGATCGTTCCCGGACTTCGTGCTATCGGGATGAACGAGTACGAGGCGAGCGTCTACTCCACGCTCGTCGGGCTCCAGAAGGCGACCGCGCGGGATATCCACGAGTTGAGCGGGGTTCCTCGCGGGCGGATCTACGAGATCTTGAACGACCTGGCCCGGCGGGGGTTCATCGGCGTGGAAGAGGGGTCACCGGCCTCCTACTACGTCCTCGACATCGACATGGTCTTCGACCGGCTCAAAGAAGACTACGTCCGGTCCCTCGACGAGACCCGGGAGGCGTTAAAGAGCCTCTCGGTCAAGCCGCGCATCCCACCGGTCTCGTTCTTCATCCTCCGGAGCGGCTGGGCGATCGAGAACCATATCTCCTCGCTCTTCCGCCGGGTCAGGAAGAGCATGGTGATCCTCTGCTACAACCCTGAATTCCTCCGGCGCTACTACACGATCATCAAGCCGCTCGAGCGAAAGATCGATCTCTACGTGGTCGTGCGGAAGAGCGAGGAGTACGCGGGCATCAACCTCCCGATCTACGAGGCCGAAGGGACCGTGGTCGATCTCCTGGACTCCGCGCCGGTAAACGGGCCCGTCATGGGGGACCTGAGGAGAGACGAGTGCGCGATCCTGGTCGACGGCCGCGACTTCCTCGCCGTCGCCACCGCAGGGTCCGGGCGGTATGCGGTGATCGGTTCGGACATGCCGATCATCGGCTACCTCCAGAAGACGATCGTCGAGCGGCTCAGGACGGCGTGA
- a CDS encoding radical SAM protein has product MNKSAGVRFFKNHISNRVFDSVKRPTYAYITITSVCNSRCKYCDMWKNKGGDETNADEWKKIIDELANLGVVTLTFSGGEPFIREDLFELASYARSQGLITMVVTNLSLFKEWHIEKIAESFDFFGISIDSTRSEIYKEVRGVDWLERIKENVRKLMAGLTELKADVYVCGMVTISNRNAYELHDVIHMIFDDLGMDTISFNLLDPGGAATAKEFLPTHEQINYVKKVLFDHKSLYPISNSTRFLNQLGDFDYRCNPWKSVQINEKGFLQSPCLFVSAQPDIFPGGREIDLCKNKLSDVWREEQRTYSKYADCKLCNLGCVAESAWSTYDLKFILNDSFFGMILPTMKRIRERNNRG; this is encoded by the coding sequence ATGAATAAATCAGCCGGTGTAAGGTTTTTTAAGAACCACATCTCGAATCGTGTGTTTGACTCTGTCAAACGCCCAACATATGCGTATATTACCATTACGTCTGTGTGCAATTCCCGATGCAAGTATTGTGATATGTGGAAAAATAAAGGAGGGGACGAGACGAATGCAGACGAATGGAAAAAAATTATCGATGAATTAGCAAATCTCGGTGTTGTGACATTAACTTTTAGTGGTGGAGAGCCTTTTATTCGCGAAGATCTGTTCGAACTCGCGTCGTATGCAAGATCTCAGGGATTAATCACGATGGTTGTTACAAACTTGAGTTTATTTAAAGAATGGCATATAGAAAAGATAGCGGAGAGTTTCGATTTTTTCGGAATTTCGATAGATAGTACACGGTCAGAGATATATAAAGAAGTCAGGGGCGTGGATTGGTTAGAACGAATTAAAGAAAATGTTCGCAAACTCATGGCCGGTCTGACTGAGTTGAAGGCCGACGTGTACGTTTGTGGAATGGTTACCATCAGTAACAGAAATGCATATGAATTGCACGACGTAATTCACATGATCTTCGATGATCTCGGAATGGATACAATATCTTTTAATTTATTAGACCCGGGTGGAGCTGCAACCGCTAAAGAATTTTTACCGACTCATGAGCAGATCAATTATGTTAAAAAGGTCCTTTTTGATCATAAATCATTGTATCCAATCAGTAATTCAACACGATTCCTCAATCAACTAGGAGATTTTGATTACCGGTGTAATCCCTGGAAAAGTGTACAGATCAATGAAAAAGGTTTTTTGCAATCACCCTGCCTTTTCGTTTCAGCCCAACCTGACATTTTCCCGGGTGGAAGAGAGATAGACCTGTGTAAAAATAAATTGTCGGATGTCTGGAGAGAAGAACAAAGAACCTATTCCAAATATGCCGATTGTAAATTGTGTAACCTTGGTTGCGTTGCAGAATCCGCATGGTCGACGTACGATTTGAAATTTATACTGAATGATAGTTTTTTTGGCATGATCTTACCCACAATGAAAAGAATAAGAGAACGAAATAATAGAGGATAG
- a CDS encoding serpin family protein: MNRKSIGILLLAALVALGGIAAGCVDAPGTTVVDSAPPAGEGAPDDAAGVAAGNNRFALDLYRQLASDPDTGGRNIFFSPYSVSSALAITAEGARGTTADEIQSVLHLPENATLRRSGFAAIDAGLNRGNDNYTLRAANALWAEETYPFLPEYVDAAAQWYGANATNLDFVGNPEGARQRINRWVEEQTEEKIRDLLPAGSIDALTRLVITNAIYFKGTWVEQFNANETRDAEFRVGPNETVQVRMMQRTDEEAVFGYAETDALQALELPYAHGDGTRLSMLVLLPKGDDLTAVEESLDAETVADLRGSLDSQRVKVYFPKFTLETEYSLPRTLAAMGMPTVFTTDADLSGMDGTRNLFVSDVVHKAFVDVNEEGTEAAAATGVVVKLVSAPIEDTTPVFKADHPFVFLIVENDSGTILFIGRVANPESP, from the coding sequence ATGAACCGAAAGAGTATCGGTATACTCCTCCTGGCCGCTCTCGTCGCGCTCGGCGGCATCGCCGCCGGGTGCGTCGATGCGCCGGGAACGACCGTCGTGGACTCCGCCCCCCCTGCGGGGGAGGGGGCGCCGGACGACGCCGCCGGCGTGGCTGCGGGGAACAACCGGTTCGCGCTCGACCTCTACCGGCAGCTCGCGAGCGACCCGGACACCGGCGGCCGGAACATCTTCTTCTCGCCCTACAGCGTCTCATCGGCCCTCGCGATCACCGCCGAGGGCGCCCGCGGCACGACCGCCGACGAGATCCAGTCGGTGCTGCACCTTCCCGAGAACGCGACCCTCCGGCGGTCGGGGTTCGCCGCGATCGACGCCGGCCTGAACCGTGGGAACGATAACTACACCCTCCGGGCGGCGAACGCCCTCTGGGCGGAGGAGACCTACCCGTTCCTCCCGGAGTACGTTGACGCGGCCGCTCAGTGGTATGGGGCGAACGCAACGAACCTCGACTTCGTCGGCAACCCGGAGGGGGCGCGGCAGAGGATCAACCGGTGGGTCGAGGAGCAGACGGAGGAGAAGATCCGCGACCTCCTCCCGGCGGGCTCGATCGACGCGCTGACGCGGCTCGTGATCACGAACGCGATCTACTTCAAGGGGACCTGGGTCGAGCAGTTCAATGCGAACGAGACGAGGGATGCGGAGTTCCGGGTCGGGCCGAACGAGACCGTCCAGGTCCGGATGATGCAGCGGACGGACGAGGAGGCGGTCTTTGGGTATGCGGAGACCGACGCCCTCCAGGCGCTCGAACTCCCGTATGCGCACGGAGACGGAACGAGACTCTCGATGCTCGTCCTCCTCCCGAAAGGGGATGACCTGACGGCCGTGGAGGAGAGCCTCGATGCGGAGACGGTCGCAGACCTCCGGGGCTCGCTGGATTCGCAGAGAGTCAAGGTCTACTTCCCGAAGTTCACGCTCGAGACGGAGTACAGCCTCCCCCGGACGCTTGCGGCGATGGGGATGCCGACGGTCTTCACCACCGATGCCGACCTCTCCGGGATGGACGGGACGCGGAACCTCTTCGTCAGCGACGTCGTCCACAAAGCCTTCGTCGACGTGAACGAGGAGGGGACCGAGGCCGCAGCGGCGACGGGGGTCGTCGTGAAACTGGTGAGCGCGCCCATCGAAGACACGACGCCCGTCTTTAAGGCAGACCACCCGTTCGTCTTCCTCATCGTGGAGAATGATTCAGGCACGATCCTCTTTATCGGCAGGGTCGCGAACCCTGAGAGCCCGTAA
- a CDS encoding glycoside hydrolase family 15 protein → MQKNGYKPISDYAVIGNLRTAALVGTDGSIDWCCFPYLDRTSVFAALLDAGRGGRFRVSVPGAGRGRQWYVEETNILKTEFSGDAGTLVVTDLMPLSGDIEGRAGSFAPPELYRILECSRGSVEVAVEWSPRFDYSRGTTGVSRIPGGWLATDGRDDMTLFGLEDAGEVERAEGGHTLRAEIPMREGERRVLIARWGTEDLTYAPDGAEAVEKQTREVWRAWAHRSGAAHAEEWAGDLLPLLVRSELVLKLLTNTATGAIAAAPTTSLPEDIGGVRNWDYRFSWIRDSAMTAQALIALGHEAEAIDLLAWMERVSEIHAEEEPGLRLMYSIHGWTNLEEEELPHFEGYRGSRPVRIGNEAATQLQLEIYGELLNTAYELVRRGYELPEKEMAFLTGVADEACSLWKERDHGIWEIRGEQRHYVYSKVMLWVALDRAVHLAEQYGLEGDKKRWARGASAIKQEILEEGYDAEVGAFVQSYGSKDLDAANLRIGLLEFLPFDDERVQSTIDRTMEELVENGLVYRYRMDDGLPGEEGAFGLCTFWLIDCLALSGRISEARPLFERMVNHANHAGLYPEQFDPETGEFLGNFPQAFTHIGLVNSALYLAYAEGKPIPGHSLIGTPEHRAELEGSRLRKTLV, encoded by the coding sequence ATGCAGAAGAACGGCTACAAACCTATCAGCGACTATGCCGTCATCGGGAACCTCCGGACGGCTGCGCTCGTCGGGACGGACGGCTCGATCGACTGGTGCTGCTTCCCCTACCTCGACCGGACAAGTGTCTTTGCCGCCCTGCTCGACGCCGGGCGGGGCGGCAGGTTCAGGGTCTCGGTCCCGGGCGCAGGGCGCGGGCGGCAATGGTACGTCGAGGAGACCAACATCCTCAAGACGGAGTTCTCCGGCGACGCGGGGACGCTCGTGGTGACCGACCTGATGCCGCTCTCGGGGGATATCGAGGGGCGGGCGGGCTCGTTCGCCCCGCCCGAACTCTACCGCATCCTCGAGTGCAGCCGGGGAAGCGTGGAGGTGGCGGTCGAGTGGTCGCCCCGGTTCGATTACTCCCGCGGGACGACCGGGGTCTCGCGGATCCCCGGCGGCTGGCTCGCGACCGACGGGAGAGACGACATGACCCTCTTCGGCCTCGAAGATGCCGGAGAGGTCGAGAGAGCGGAGGGCGGGCACACCCTCCGGGCGGAGATCCCGATGCGGGAAGGCGAACGGCGCGTCCTGATAGCCCGGTGGGGGACCGAAGACCTGACGTACGCGCCCGACGGGGCGGAGGCCGTGGAGAAGCAGACGAGAGAGGTCTGGCGGGCGTGGGCGCACAGGAGCGGGGCCGCCCACGCGGAAGAGTGGGCGGGCGACCTCCTCCCGCTCCTCGTCCGGTCCGAGCTCGTCCTCAAACTGCTGACGAACACGGCGACGGGCGCGATCGCCGCCGCACCGACGACATCGCTTCCCGAGGATATCGGGGGCGTGCGGAACTGGGACTACCGGTTCTCCTGGATCCGTGACTCGGCCATGACGGCGCAGGCGCTCATCGCGCTCGGGCACGAGGCGGAGGCGATCGACCTCCTCGCCTGGATGGAGCGGGTCTCGGAGATACATGCCGAAGAAGAGCCGGGGCTCCGTCTTATGTACAGCATCCACGGGTGGACCAACCTCGAAGAAGAGGAACTCCCCCACTTCGAGGGCTACCGGGGCTCGCGCCCGGTCAGGATCGGGAACGAAGCCGCCACCCAGCTCCAGCTCGAGATCTACGGCGAGCTCCTCAACACCGCGTACGAGCTCGTCCGGCGGGGGTACGAACTCCCGGAGAAGGAGATGGCATTCCTCACCGGGGTTGCGGACGAGGCGTGCTCCCTCTGGAAAGAGCGTGACCACGGGATCTGGGAGATCCGCGGCGAGCAGCGCCACTACGTCTACTCGAAGGTGATGCTCTGGGTGGCCCTCGACCGGGCGGTCCACCTTGCCGAGCAGTACGGGCTCGAGGGCGATAAGAAGCGGTGGGCACGGGGTGCTTCGGCGATCAAACAGGAGATCCTCGAGGAGGGCTACGATGCGGAGGTGGGCGCGTTCGTCCAGTCCTACGGCTCAAAGGACCTCGATGCGGCGAACCTCCGTATCGGGCTGCTCGAGTTCCTTCCCTTCGATGACGAGCGGGTGCAGTCCACGATAGACCGGACGATGGAGGAACTGGTGGAGAACGGTCTCGTCTACCGTTACCGGATGGACGACGGCCTTCCAGGGGAAGAGGGCGCGTTCGGGCTCTGCACGTTCTGGCTCATCGACTGCCTGGCGCTCTCCGGCCGCATCAGTGAGGCGCGGCCGCTCTTTGAGCGGATGGTAAACCACGCAAACCACGCGGGCCTCTACCCCGAACAGTTCGACCCGGAGACGGGCGAGTTCCTCGGCAACTTCCCCCAGGCCTTCACCCATATCGGGCTTGTCAACAGCGCCCTTTACCTCGCCTACGCCGAGGGAAAACCGATTCCGGGACACTCCCTCATAGGGACGCCGGAACACCGTGCGGAACTCGAAGGGAGCCGCCTCCGGAAGACGCTGGTTTGA